The region aaaaaaaaaacaatggatgAAACTACCCTAACATAATGTGCGTTTGTGCACACACTAACATCATAAATACCAGCAATCATTAGGTGTTGGGGCtgtggatttttctctttttccttatacTTTTCTACACCTTACACATATCTAGTGTTAATTTAgaaattacaattttaaaattaaaagtgattAAAACATCGAGTcatgaaatatttattggattACTATATGcctggtcctaagaccttgttctCCAGGAAGGATGATAAAACATCCAGGGACTAAGAAAGAGCTAATATAACATTtgtggggagaggaaggggaggattTTTCAAGTTAGACATCTTTTCCTATACTTTTACTGGGAATGTCAAAAATACATACGAGCAAGAGTGGTGGGGAATTTTGTGCTAAGTCAGCAGCAGAGACAAGTGTCCAGTGCAGATTAAACTTGCATCTGTCTTGGCAACAGGGCTTGCAACTCTGCTGGCCCAGAGTTATGAGAGTTGCCCTCATTTGGATGGCAAGGCAGTTGGGTGGAAGTGCTCAGACTTGAAAAACAGGTGATCATGCATTCTTTTGGCGTGTGCAAAATATGCATCAATTCATTTACAAAATGGCTGCAGCTGTTTGGCAGGATACTCTGGGCTAGCCACAGGTACTAATTTAAAATCCAACCCCGCCTCCCTCACATGagcatgtgcctgtgtgtgtgtgcacacacatgtatacacacacacacacacacacacgcacagaactCTGGAGGAGCCAAAGAGCTAAGGATGCTGCAAAGCTTGTTCAGAATGTGACTATGCCCAAAGCACCTCCCTCTCCCCTGAAGGATGTCATTTCCCAGCAGCAGCTGGTGCCCAGCCACAGGTGGCATTTCACTTAGGAAAGAACAGGCAGGTACCCTGCAAAGTGTGAAGGTCTGGGATTCCTTGTTGCATCTGTCATTTGTCCTCCTCCCTAGGGGGCATGACTGCTGTTGGTGATTAGACATTCCTGCTCAAGATTAAATCAGACTTGAACCTATTTACCTCAAAAGGTAATGAACTAGATTAGGAGGTGTCAGGCTTGGAGAGTTGGGAGATATGGGGCGTGTTGTCTAAGGGGTGCAGGGTTTCTTGGAGGGGATgacaatgttctaaaattgactacAGAGCTGAGaactgcacaactctgtgaatatattaaaagccACTGACTTGTATACcttaaatgaacaaatgagatggtatgtgaattacatctcaataaagatgttaagaaaaacaaagataagcTCAGATGTGAAAACAATTCCTTTATACAAGCAATGGAGATCATAGTTATCTCAGGCACCGTGTAAAGAATCAGAACGGTGAGGTGCATCTTTCTTAGATTAAGACGCATACATTTTAGTACTATCCTTTGCCAAACATCCAGCATGTCTCTGCAAAAGGAAGGCAGGGTTCTCCAAAGGCTGATGCCTTTTCACTGACCTTTCTGCTCCTCCCGCACTGCTGGCATCATCTGAAATAACCTCGTCCGTGATGTCTGGAGCATCCTTCTCAGGAACCAAAGGTAACGTAGATGGGCCAGCCTTGGGGATCTTTCTGGGATAATGTAAAGAAAGCAATACATCTCAGAAAGGGCATTTCTCTTCATGTCCTATTGAAAACCCCTTTTCCCAGTTTAAGCTTTAAGTGGCTACTTCAGGAAAatctctagaaaaaaaaaaattagcttcaGGCAGTGAAAGGCTTTGAGATGCTTTGGGATCCTTTAGGCCTCTCTGCATAAATAAATCCAGATTCAAAAGCAAATGTATCTGGAcaccagaaaaatagtctgactgACCCTAACCTATGACCCCATAGTCTACTGCTGGCCTGTAAATATTTCATGCTTTACAATTTCcgttagaagaattaaagaacacaaggaaaggaaaaaagatgtgTTAAACAGACAGCTCCTCCAAACCAAACAGACGCCTCCAAACCATTTCTCACATGTTTTCAGACTCTCAGCACATCCAGAGATTGTAAGTAGGGAAATTTAAACAATTAGATACGGAAAAATGAAGCTTCTTTAAAGCCACTCATcactttgacttttaaaaatgaaaatcactttTACAGCTGACCCCACATTAGCGTGTGAATTTATTCTAAGTACCTCTCAGCGTCCAGTGCTTCTGGATCCAGGTTTTGCAGCTTCAGGTCCCGAGTTTCGTCAGGTTCTGTGGGTGAGGAGACACCTATCTTCCCATCCTCCGCAAAAGCAGGGAACTCAGGCCTGGGTTGCTCCTCAGCCTGTGGGGGCCCGGCCGGGCGGCCCCCACCTGGGGCgacttcagcatccatcctcaGAGCCCCTTCTGAGCAGCCTGGGTCCCCAGGGCTTCCTGGCACAGCCGAGGCAACAGCCGCACCAGAGAACATTCTCGTAATACCTGTTTCAGGCAGGTCCTCAGACACACATGTCCGGGTCCCAGCTGTGTTCAAAGTGACGTCACCCTCTGCTTCCCCAGCAGCTCCAGCTTCCAAGCCGGGCTCCAGCGGATTATCTGCCACTTCCCCAGCTGGGGGCTCCCGGACGCCCTGGGTGCCCAGGGCATCTTGTGTTTCCGAGATGCCAGCTGCACCTGCACGCCTCCTCTCACCCCCAAGTGGGTCTGGGGTGCAGGGCTCACCGACGGCCTCGGGCAGAGGTGGGATGTCCCTGTGGGGAGATGCTCCCCGGGCAGAGGTGGATCCTGGCGTGTCACCCAGAGCCCGGGGGTGAGAAGAGCCCCAGGGACCATCTTCTCTGGGTTGACTGTCCTGGTGGGCTGTTTCCTGGCTCTGTTTTCCAGAAGGAATGCTGTCATCTGGACCAGAGTCCCCTTCTGCATGGCTCTGGGGAGCCACCTGCAAGTCAGCCCCGGAAGCCTCTGGAGGAGCCGCCTGTGAAGACAGATCTGAAGCTGCTTCCTGTGGGCCACCTGCCTGCTGTGAATGGGCCTGGCCTCCTCCAGGTCCCGGCCACCAGCCTTCCCCGGCACCCTCCAGCTTCTTGCTGTCCGCCAGCATCTGCGGGGCCTCGCTTacttcctttccctcactggcgCCCGGCTGGGTGTGCTCTGCGGCCAGCCAGCCCAGCCCGGGCAGCTTTCCTGGAGCTGGATCCTGGGGACCCAGATGAGAAATCTCAGCCTCTACGGCCAGTTCTTGCTTCCTCTCCTTTGAGTCCACCCAGAGACCAGTgggaagggtggggagaggggtgacGGCCACTCCTTGAGTCCCATCTGGAAGCTTCTCTGGGCTTGGCACCATGAGGCCCTTGCCCATCACCCTCTTCCCAGCTCCCGCCTTTTCTCCCTGTGTGCTCTGGGGCCAATCGGCGGTCAGGGCTCCAAGCACAGACTTCTCGAAGATCTTGGTGATGTGCTCCCTGAAATCAGGCAACCCAGCGAGCATCCCAGTCTGCCTGCAGCTTGCGTCTACACCAGCTGATGCTCCCCGCCTGGGATCCTTGGAAGGCTCTAGCATCCTCTCCCCGCTGCCCTCGGTCTCTCTTGCTGCTTCCCCTCCCTTGCTCTCCTCACTGACGGGGCATGCTGGAGTTTCGCTGGGCTCAGCACTTGCACCGGGAGCTCCTGACCATTTCTCCTCCCCCGTGGTCTCCTTACTCTTGGCCAGAAATGGCATCCTGTCCAAGTAGGGCACAGAGTCCACAGGACCCTCCAAGGTCGCAGCTTTGGAGCTTCCAAGGCTGGCTGGCGCTGCAGAGATTCCCTCACCTGCAGCTCCTGCTTGCAAGGAGGACTCAGCAAAGCCCTCCCTGGAGGAGGCTATTTCCGAGGCAAGCAGGGGCTCCCGAGTGGAACAAGGGCTTTCCCTAGCGGCTCCGGGGCCTTGGGGTGAAACAGCTTtcacaacactgtcttccagccCTTTCCTGGCAGCACCCTCGATGTGCAGGTAAGGAGTACCAGGGGCAGCCTCCTCCGGGGGTCCAGACGGCAGGAGCCTCTTTGGGTCGGGCACAACCTGTGCTGCAGAAAGATCTGCCACGCTTCTGGGACTCTCAGCCAGCTCCCTGGCTAGTGGCCAGGCATCCTGGCAGCTGGCCAAGTGCTGCTCCCCTAGAGCAGAGGTAGAGGCTTCCTCCCCAGGGGAAGAGTGCTCCTCTGTTTGGAGGGAGCCTGGCTCCCCCGGAGCCTGCCACATCCCCAGGGCTCCACCGTCCACCTTCCCGCAAGTCTCAGCACCATCCACACCGTGATCCTTGGCTGATGGGAAAATTCCAGAAAGCTCCAGGACCTCTGCATCTGAGGCAGTGAGGTGCTCCATTTCCTTCTGTGGGACCAACCCCGGTTGCTGCCCGCCCTCCTGGGTTTCTTCACCTGCCTCTCTCACTGGGGCATCCTGGGCGGGTGTGGCTCGGGGGCTGGCAGGTGCTGGAACCGACTGGCTGTGAGCTGCCTCCGGGAGAGCTACTGAGTCAGGCCAACAAGGCGGGGCCCCCACGGTGTTTCCACTTGCCTTCTCTGTCTTGCCCAAGTCCTGGAGCTGGGGCCAAGCGTCAGCTGCTCCTGAAATGCCTGCGTCCTCAAGACATGCTTCTTCATGCTGGCTGCCGGTGTTCAGCCCGTCAACCAGCTCCTGTTGGGACTCGTTTGGCCCCTGCCCAGCACAGCTATATTCTTTTCTGCTCAAGCTACCTGCAAGAGAAGGGTCTTGGGAAGTGTCTGCTGCAGGAGATGAGCTCCTGGACGGCTGACTGCCGCTACATTCTCCCTCTTGCCCCTTCTCCCTGAGTGCAGGCAACTCAGGCTTCATAGGTGCTGACAACTGCGACTTCTCAGTCTCAGGATTCTCCAGAACTGTGCCCCCAGGAGGTGAACTCGGAGCATCAGACAGACTGCCTTTGGGGAGCTCACTTTGAAGTTCCGTTTCAGAAGCCGGTTGCTTGCCTCCATGAGTGGACAAGTTCACATCTTCCCGCGGTCCCACGGGTATGTGGATTTGCGGAGAATCGGCACCCAGGTTCTTAAAATCCGTATCACCTGGATAAGCCTCTTCTTTGCTTCCGCACCCTTGGGATGTCTCCCTGAGCATATTGAAGACCGATGCGTCTGGGTGTGTCTGGGATGTTTGGAGATGATTCTCAGGACACAATAAGGGCCTCTCGGATGCAGTCACTTCTATATCGCTGTCCCCCGGGTGGGATAGGTTTCCCTGCTGACCTTGCTCCAGGCTGAGCGTCGTGAGCCTGCAGTCCACTGCCCAGTTCTCCTCCTCAGGGGGAGGGGGCCCATCGGCAAGGACTTCCTGTCCAGCTGTGTCACGCCCCAGCCCACGGGGGTGGGGAGATCTTAGCgagccctccccttccccatggCCAGGGTTCTGTGCGGATGGGTGGCTCCCTGACTTTATTTCAGGCATGCTCTCCGCCTCCTGGGCTTTGGGGACGACCTCTGGAGCAGGAACTGACAGGAAATCTGATTTCTCAGATTCTAAAGCAGGAAGAGAGTCCATTCTTCCCAGTCCCTCCACGTCCTGAAGGGTGTCGGGACATTTGGTCTGTGGTCCCGGCCCCGCCCAGACGGTTCCCCGGGGAAGAACACATTCACCAGTTCCTTCTGGCCCAGAGGGTGGGCTGGGATGCTGTTCAGGGAGCTGGTGCAGTGAGCCCGATGCGTGGACCACTTGAGATTCTCCCATCATCCCACGGGCCACCATGTTCCAAGCTGCATCTTCTGAGGGAGAGTCAGACCTGTCCACGTGCCCAGGGATCTCCTCTCCAACTGGCTGTGCTAGGACTGTGTTAGGAAGGCCTTTGCTCTCCTCATCGCCAGTCAGCTGTGAAACCTCGTCCTTGTCCACCTCTGGGTCAGGCTTGCAGTCCCAGGCCTCAGGTTGTTCTGCCTGTAGATTCCCAGTATCTGCACCATCAAGGGGCCCTGGGGCTGCTCCCTGTCCTCTAGGATCAGCCCCAGAGACTTTGCTTTCCTCGTTAGCCACAGCTGGGCCTTCGGGGGGCTCAGCTTCATCCTTCGGCCCTGGTGACCTGCTGGCACTCTCATCTGATGCACTGGGAGTGGGGAGAGCTGGAACCTTTGGATGGACTTCATGGCTTAGCTCCCTATTCCCAAGCTCTGCCCTCTCCTTCAGAGGGGCAGGAGCAGGAATCTCTCTGGAGCCTCCTTCCagaccctctccttctcctctgaGGTCTGATGCTTGCTTCTCCGGTCCTGACAACCCTGCTTCTGCCCACTCTGTAGCCAGATCTGTGAGAACAGGCATCTCGGCCATGGAAACCATCTCCTTGGCTTGTTCTGCAGCCACGGAGGCCAGAGCAgctggctgggaggggaggctTGAAGCTGGACCCACATCCTCAGTTGCGGCGTGTGGGGTAGGCTCAGGGCTCATGAACAAAATTCCCTCGGGCTGATCACCTGTTGCTGCCCAGGTGACTTGACTAGGCTGAGCATCTTGGCTCCTGGTCTGCGAGTGACTCTGAGCATCAAGGGCACCCAGAGTCTCCTCCCAAGAGCCCTTGTCCCCCGGCACCAGGGCAGGACCCAGTGAATCCCAGGGCAGCCCTGTGGGTGGGAGTGCTCCCATCGGCTGCTGGCAGCTTTCCTGGAAATCGGCCTTCGCTTTGGCTTCTTGGGCGGCCCCTGAACTGGTCCCAGTGGGAGGGCAGGCCCCGAGGAATCCCGTGTCATCGGTGAAATCCTGAGGTGGCCCCTCCACTGGGCATTCGGGGACTGGCTCTTGCGAGGTTGCGATCTCGGGTTTTAGGGGAGGCTCCTCCAGGCTGGCTGAGCTCTCCTGGCCTTGGTGGGCAGCAGGGGCCTTGGGGGTTCCCTGCCGGGACTCTGGCCATGGTAAGCCAGCTGCAGCCTCTTGCCCTTGGGACTTGAAATCACCAGGCCGGGCATCCTCTCCAGGCAGCTGCACCTTCATCGGCTCTGGAGGAGCAGTTGGTGGAATTCCTGCCAACTGGTCAGTGGAGCTGGAGGAAGACAGTCTCTGCCCTTCTTCCTTCGAGCCTGTCTCTTCTTCGGCACTGGGGATGACAGAAACCACCTTGCGCTGAGTCAAGTTGTCGTCCTGAGGGACAGAGGCTGGCGAGGCCTCTCCTGGGCCATTTGGAGAAAGTTCCCTCCAAGAGTGTTGAACCAGGGGCCAACCTTCAGGTTCCCCTTCTGGGCTTGCCAAGCAACCTTCCGGGGGGCCCTCGGCAAAGCGCATGGAGGACGAGGGACTCTCCCACTCCTGGGGCTCCGGTGTGCTGGGACATGGAGAATCTTCTGGACCCCTGGCTGCCTGTGGGTGCTCTCTCGACTCAGTCACCTCTGGGGACACGAGGCAGGGGTCTGGAGTGGCAGCACCCTCAGAAGCAGAGCTGGAACCTCCATGCCAGATGCTGCCAACAATGAAAAGATTTAATGTTTCATCAGTTCTCATGGATGGCAAGGAGAGAGTAAAGCACAGGCATAGtcaccccacccctctcccatTGAAGGATATAACACACCATCCTCATGCGGCTCATCCTCCCCATGAAGAGAGCCCCCTCCGCGCTCCACCACACCCATAAACATGACTTCCTCCAAAAATCAATGCAGAGAATCTCAAACATTCAGTCTGAGGTTTTCCATGCTGGTCAGTAGTGAATAGGGAAATTAAataccaaggagatcaaaccaatcaatcctaaaggaaatcaactcaatattcattggaaagactgatactaaagctgaagctccaatactttggccacctgatgcaaagagccgattcactggaaaagaccctgatgttgggaaagattgaaagcaggaggaaaaggggatgacagagaatgagatggctggatggcatcatcaacacaatggacaggagtttgagcagtctgggagatagtaaaggacagggaagcctgcctggcatgctgcgaggtcacaaacagttggatgtgacttagtgactgaacaaaaacaacaattatggactgaactgtgtccccctGAAAATCCATATTGAAGTTTTAATCCATAATGTGACTGTATATGTGGACATAGGGCCTTTAAGAAGGTAATTAAATGTAACTGAGGTCATAAGAGTGGGGCGCTAATCTAGGAGAACTGAAGTCCCTGTAAGAAGAAGGGGGACACCAGGAGTTACTCATACAAAGAGGCCTCAGCAGACACAGCAGGAAGGtgccatctgcaaaccaggaagaaagGTCTCACCAGAAGCCACCTCTGCCGGCACCCTAACCTTGGAATcccagcctctggaactgtgaaaaaacaaaattctgttgtTGAAGCTACCCAGTCTGTGGGTTTCTCTATGGCACTATGAACATACTACTGCAATGGGTATATTGGATATTATTCTACTATCCTTTCAGCATTTTTAAGGTTTcaaattttccaaaatgaaaagttGGGAAAGTACTTGGATGAAATTTACTGAACATCAGTGCTTTAcctggattatctcatttaaccctacCAATAGCCTTGCAAGGTGAATATTACTACTGCCATTTTGCAGAGAAGAACCCTGAGAACACAGGGGTTAAGCTTGAATCTGATGGACCATGATCTTCTTATTCATTCTATGCCTCCAAAAGCAAAAACTTTTAAAGAGGGAGACTGAAAGTTTGtgtcccccaaaattcatatgttgaaaactAATCCCCAAGATGATGGTGAAAGGTTGAGGTTGCAAGCCATGTGCTACACTGGGATTCGTGGCCTCCGAAGGAGAATTCagtccagggccagagacgaggattgactacaaggagcttttgtgtagcaatGTTTTATTATTAAAGCATAATAGAGACAgggaaaacttctgacatagacatcagaaggggacagaaagagtgcctgcttgctagtttttagcaagatgttttatgtctgttcagttcagttcagttcagtcgctcagtcgtgtccaattctttgcgatcgcatgaatcgcagcacgccaggcctccctgtccatcaccaactcccggagttcactcagactcgcatccatcgagtcagtgatgccatccagccatctcatcctcagtcatccccttcttctcctgcccccaatccctcccagcatcagagtctttcccaatgagttaacacttcacatgaggtggccaaagtactggagtttcagctttagcatcattccttccaaagaaatcccagggttgatctccttcagaatggactggttcgatctccttgcagtccaagggactctcaagagtcttctccaacaccacagttcaaaagcatcaattcttcagtgctcagccttcttcacagtccaactctcacatccatacatgaccactggaaaaaccatagccttgactagacagaccttagtcggcaaagtaatgtctctgcttttgaatatgctatctaggttggtcataacttttcttccaaggagtaagcgtcttttaatttcatggctgcaatcaccatctgcagtgattctggagcccaaaaaaataaagtctgacactgtttccactgtttctccatctatttcccatgaagtgatgggaccagatgccatgatcttcgttttctgaatgttgagctttaagccaactttttcactctcctcttttactttcatccagaggctttttagttcctattcactttctgccataagggtggtgtcatctgcatatctgaggttattgatatttctcctggcaatcttgattccagcttgtgtttcttccagtccagcgtttctcatgatgtactctacatggaagttaaataagcagggtgacaatatacagccttgacatactccttttcctatttggaaccagtgtgttgttccatgtccagttctaactgttgcttcctgacctgcatacagatttctcaagaggcaggttaggtggtctggtattcccatctctctcagaattttccacagtttattgtgatccacacagtcaaagactttggcatagtcaataaagcaaaaatagatgtttttctggaactctcttgctttttccctgatccagcagatgttggcaatttgatctctgttcctctgccttttcgaaaaccagcttgaacatcaggaggttcacagttcatgtattgttgaagcctggcttggaggattttgagcattactttactagcgtgtgagatgagtgcaattgtgcggtagtttgagcattctttggcattgtctttctttgggattagaatgaaaactgaccttttccagtcctgtggccactgctgagttttccaaatttgctggcatattgagtgcagcaatttcacagcatcatctttcaggatttgaatgagctctactggaattccatcacctccactagctttgttcaaagtgatgctttctaaggcccacttgacttcacattccaagatgtctggctctaggtgagtgatcacaccattgtgattatctgggtcatgaagatcctttttgtacagttcttctgtgtattcttgccacctcttcttaatatcttctgcttctgttaggtccagaccatttctgtcctttatcgagcccatctttgcatgaaatgttcccttggtatctctcattttcttgaagagatctctagtctttcccattctgttgttttcctctatttctttgcattgatcgttgaggaaggctttcttatctcttcttgctattctttggaactctgcattcagatgcctatatctttccttttctccttggcttttcacttctcttcttttcacagctatttgtaaggcttccccagacagccattttgcttttttgcatttcttttccatggggatggtcttgatccctgtctcctgtacaatgtcacgaacctcattccatagttagCAAACTGTTAATCAGACAAGAGAGACCCCCCAAGGCTGAAGGCGTTataccaggcccctctcccacattATACGTTTCTGAGATAGAACGGCACAAGGTGTGTCATCCCTGGCCATAAAACAACTGACATGAATGttggtttgttgagccattatcagcccaaggtctgagaaaaggaaaaaaaaaataaggttcgTCTTACACAAACTGGTTTGaagaaagacaaattttaaagcaaatacatagtttcattaacatagctcaagaaaaacacttctataagaaaaacgcattggttatctcaaggtCTGAAAAAGGTTAAGTTCAGGCAGAACCAGGTGTCCTCAACagagaaggggggaaaaatgtCAGCCACTTGCAGTTTGTTTCCTCCCGCCAGTTTATTTCcttggggacctctggccttcctACCTACTAACCCTCTCAATGGTATTAGAAAAGGAGGGTCTTTGGAAGGTGATTAAGTCATGAGGGTTactgcccttataaaagagatgttgggaaagattgagggcaggaggagaaggggacgacagaggataagatggttggatggcatcaccaactcaatggacatgggtttgggtggactccggcagttggtgatggacagggaggcctggcgtgctgcggttcatggggtcgcagagtcagacatgactgagggaccaaactgaactgaaaagagatcCCCAAAGAGTTCCCTTAACCCTTTTGCCATGTGAGGACTCCCAGAGAAGGCATCTACCTATGAACTAGGAAGTGGGTCCTCAGCAGATCTGAAATCTGTTGGCACCTTGATAttagatttctagcctccagagtcACAAGAAACACGTGTCTGTTGGCTAAGCCATCCAGTCTATGTCAttttatagcagcctgaatgAACTAGGACAGAAGGCAAGAGGCTCTTTACCTGACTCCATTCTAGCCTCTCACCAAGCCCCTCACCTATGAATTACCACATGACAACCTCGAAGGAGGTGTGTTCAGCTGTCATTACACCAGTCATCCTGATTTAATGCCCATCTCTGCACATCagttcagtatcagttcagttgctcagccgtgtctgactctttgagaccccatggactgcagcacaccaggcctccccgtccatcaccaactcccagagcacactcaaactcatggccattgtgttggtggtgccatccaaccatctcctcctttgtcattcccttctcctcctgccttcaatcttgcccagcaccagggtgttttccaatgagtcagttcttcgcatcaggtgaccgaagtattggagtttcagcttcaaaatcagtccttccaatgaatattcaggactgatttcctttaggatggactggttggacctccttgcagtccaagggactctcaagagtcttctccaacaccacagttcaaaagcatcaattcttcagtgctcagctttcttgatagtccaactctcacacccatacatgaccactggaaaaaccatagccttgactagacggaccttaatggtaaagtaatgcctctgcacATATGACACTGAACATATTTCAGATGGACCCGAGAGAGAGTTGGCTACTATCTCAACGAGATTAGCATTTTGAGACAAAAAGCAGGGCTCACAAgagcaaagaagagaaaactctttagggttgctgctgctgctaagttgcttcagttgtgtccgactctgtgcgaccccatagacagcagcccaccaggctcccccatccctgggattctccaggcaagaacactagagtgggttgccatttccttctccagtgcatgaaagtgaaaagtgaaagtgaagtcgcccagtcgtgtccaactcttagcgaccccatggactgcagcctaccaggctcctccatccatgggattttccaggcaagagtactggagtggggtgccattgcctcctccgaggGTTAAGTTACATGAATCCTTCCAATCCCCAAGTGATCACTAGGACAGACGTGCCCATGGGGAGTCCTGGCCTTGTGCTGATGGACAGGGGTGAAACCACTAGAACTGCAGGTAACATTCCTTGACATGACCTCTGCAGAGCAGGATTTCTCAAATTCAATGGTTTGTTCCAGAACCAGCAACTCTGTACTTGTGAacctattttccttttaataggCACTTTATGCTTAATTGTGTTCCACTCATTAAGCAGGGGGTCAAATCATTTAGTAGCTAATGAGATTAATGGCATGTAATTCAGAAATGAAGCATTCCTACTGACGTCTGCTTGTTCAAGAAGCACAGAACACAGCTCCCTCTGCGCTGGCAACAAAAGAACAAAGCGGCTTTACTGATCTGCCTCTGAGAGCAGTGGCCAACTCATGAGAGTGTG is a window of Capra hircus breed San Clemente chromosome 26, ASM170441v1, whole genome shotgun sequence DNA encoding:
- the TACC2 gene encoding transforming acidic coiled-coil-containing protein 2 isoform X5 — its product is MRFAEGPPEGCLASPEGEPEGWPLVQHSWRELSPNGPGEASPASVPQDDNLTQRKVVSVIPSAEEETGSKEEGQRLSSSSSTDQLAGIPPTAPPEPMKVQLPGEDARPGDFKSQGQEAAAGLPWPESRQGTPKAPAAHQGQESSASLEEPPLKPEIATSQEPVPECPVEGPPQDFTDDTGFLGACPPTGTSSGAAQEAKAKADFQESCQQPMGALPPTGLPWDSLGPALVPGDKGSWEETLGALDAQSHSQTRSQDAQPSQVTWAATGDQPEGILFMSPEPTPHAATEDVGPASSLPSQPAALASVAAEQAKEMVSMAEMPVLTDLATEWAEAGLSGPEKQASDLRGEGEGLEGGSREIPAPAPLKERAELGNRELSHEVHPKVPALPTPSASDESASRSPGPKDEAEPPEGPAVANEESKVSGADPRGQGAAPGPLDGADTGNLQAEQPEAWDCKPDPEVDKDEVSQLTGDEESKGLPNTVLAQPVGEEIPGHVDRSDSPSEDAAWNMVARGMMGESQVVHASGSLHQLPEQHPSPPSGPEGTGECVLPRGTVWAGPGPQTKCPDTLQDVEGLGRMDSLPALESEKSDFLSVPAPEVVPKAQEAESMPEIKSGSHPSAQNPGHGEGEGSLRSPHPRGLGRDTAGQEVLADGPPPPEEENWAVDCRLTTLSLEQGQQGNLSHPGDSDIEVTASERPLLCPENHLQTSQTHPDASVFNMLRETSQGCGSKEEAYPGDTDFKNLGADSPQIHIPVGPREDVNLSTHGGKQPASETELQSELPKGSLSDAPSSPPGGTVLENPETEKSQLSAPMKPELPALREKGQEGECSGSQPSRSSSPAADTSQDPSLAGSLSRKEYSCAGQGPNESQQELVDGLNTGSQHEEACLEDAGISGAADAWPQLQDLGKTEKASGNTVGAPPCWPDSVALPEAAHSQSVPAPASPRATPAQDAPVREAGEETQEGGQQPGLVPQKEMEHLTASDAEVLELSGIFPSAKDHGVDGAETCGKVDGGALGMWQAPGEPGSLQTEEHSSPGEEASTSALGEQHLASCQDAWPLARELAESPRSVADLSAAQVVPDPKRLLPSGPPEEAAPGTPYLHIEGAARKGLEDSVVKAVSPQGPGAARESPCSTREPLLASEIASSREGFAESSLQAGAAGEGISAAPASLGSSKAATLEGPVDSVPYLDRMPFLAKSKETTGEEKWSGAPGASAEPSETPACPVSEESKGGEAARETEGSGERMLEPSKDPRRGASAGVDASCRQTGMLAGLPDFREHITKIFEKSVLGALTADWPQSTQGEKAGAGKRVMGKGLMVPSPEKLPDGTQGVAVTPLPTLPTGLWVDSKERKQELAVEAEISHLGPQDPAPGKLPGLGWLAAEHTQPGASEGKEVSEAPQMLADSKKLEGAGEGWWPGPGGGQAHSQQAGGPQEAASDLSSQAAPPEASGADLQVAPQSHAEGDSGPDDSIPSGKQSQETAHQDSQPREDGPWGSSHPRALGDTPGSTSARGASPHRDIPPLPEAVGEPCTPDPLGGERRRAGAAGISETQDALGTQGVREPPAGEVADNPLEPGLEAGAAGEAEGDVTLNTAGTRTCVSEDLPETGITRMFSGAAVASAVPGSPGDPGCSEGALRMDAEVAPGGGRPAGPPQAEEQPRPEFPAFAEDGKIGVSSPTEPDETRDLKLQNLDPEALDAERKIPKAGPSTLPLVPEKDAPDITDEVISDDASSAGGAESSLVPDDVIQPAALEDLENSLLAASTSRSDVSGQVSTDLTAQSTIPAAARVDLTAPASEYTSLPSAPAGDGVEASVPSCQRLAKDLSRSSDSEEAFETPESTTPVKAPPAPPPPPPEVIAAPEVSVQAPLEEPGCISEPASVPDGPRSSSVEGSPFHPPPHSFSAVFDEDKPIASSGTYNLDFDNIELVDNLQTLEPRPSDPKNQDCKVNSRRKSTDSVPTSKSTLSRSLSLQASDFDGASCSGNPEATAPVADAYSAGSSSASSTLKRTKKPRPPSLKKKQTTKKPPETPPVRETQHEPTGESPDPSEENQTAGTRPEPARAEGSRSALSEEAPPEPAATPKAACPLDCEAAEGAFPPASGGGRVQNSPPIGRRTLPPATAPEAVEVTPSDSGGQEDSPAKGLSVRLEFDYSEDKGSWDTQQETPPPTKKIGKKPVAKMPLRRPKMKKTPEKLDNTPASPTRSPAEPNDIPIAKGTYTFDIDKWDDPNFNPFSSTSKMQESPKLPQQSYNFDPDACDESTDPFKTCSKAPSSPSKSPASFEIPASAVEANGVDGDGLNKPAKKKKTPLKTDTFRVKKSPKRSPLSDPPSQDPTPAATPETPPVISAVVHATDEEKLAVTNQKWTCMTVDLEADKQDYPQPSDLSTFVNETKFNSPTEELDYRNSYEIEYMEKIGSSLPQDNDAPKKQALYLMFDTSQESPVKSPPVRMSESPTPCSGSSFEETEALVNTGAKIQHPVARGLAPNQEPHLQVPEKSSQKELEAMALGTASEVMEIREAAHPPDVSISKTALYSRIGTAEVEKPAGLLFQQPDLDSALQIARAEIITKEREVSEWKDKYEESRREVMEMRKIVAEYEKTIAQMIEDEQREKSVSHQTVQQLVLEKEQALADLNSVEKSLADLFRRYEKMKEVLEGFRKNEEVLKKCAQEYLSRVKKEEQRYQALKVHAEEKLDRANAEIAQVRGKAQQEQAAYQASLRKEQLRVDALERTLEQKNKEIEELTKICDELIAKMGKS